GGCTGCAGCCCATGGCATCGGCGATTTCCTGGAACTTCAATTCGCCGAAGAACCGCAGCCGGAGGGCATCCGCCTGCGCGGGGCTGAGCCGCTGCAACGACTGCTCCAGCAGATCGGCCCGCTCGCGCGCCAGCAATTCCCCCAACGGGGATGGGCGATCGCAAAGCACGGCATCGTCGATCGGAGCGGCCACCGCATTATCCGACCAGCAGGCCACGTGCGACGCCCGGCTGCGTTTGGCGCCGATCGCCCGGCATTGGTTGAGCAAAATCGTCCAGAGCCAAGTGCGAAACGACCGCTCGGGATCGAAGGTTTCCCGGGAACGAAACGCCGCGAGAAACGTCTCCTGCACGGCCTCTTCGGCCCAATCAAGACGCCCCAACCTTCCGACGGCGACCCTTAACAGCGGGCGACGGTAGCGCGCGACCAGCTCGGCGAAGCAATCCACATCGCCGCCGAGGACGCGGAGCATCAAAGCGCGGTCGTCATTTTCGGAGATAGGGTGCGGCACA
The genomic region above belongs to Planctomycetia bacterium and contains:
- a CDS encoding RNA polymerase sigma factor, which encodes MLKPTAIATPVPHPISENDDRALMLRVLGGDVDCFAELVARYRRPLLRVAVGRLGRLDWAEEAVQETFLAAFRSRETFDPERSFRTWLWTILLNQCRAIGAKRSRASHVACWSDNAVAAPIDDAVLCDRPSPLGELLARERADLLEQSLQRLSPAQADALRLRFFGELKFQEIADAMGCSLLTAKNRVKWGLLRLADLAKGNAGDHAEPTFDNSPGRLPGGPK